From a region of the Lactuca sativa cultivar Salinas chromosome 4, Lsat_Salinas_v11, whole genome shotgun sequence genome:
- the LOC128133731 gene encoding uncharacterized protein LOC128133731, producing MTDADSGEIGTDTLSVSGESSASRVSSASNELSADVANEYPHTLSFNISSNIRSTSRIPILFPRDYEVWALHFEDYVLGIEEHGSTIWHAMTQETFSHIAIRKVIKTQADYNALLVEHTNVPQDEKQKLMSNIKAMRLIRFALPPYNFRLKHDKKLDQTFDRFNYLLSRMLRYNLERTVIKQKVPFMNGLRSEWKAIVSTVNAHEQFKSYSLAKLVGILRSHEDEVLKDVKIVAGMGSLALVAKRKKATEEDLEFDLSDSEISSKDKALLVSNPTSSTRRISLVFGINISRVEIPVLKRPEMMVSRTLKLMKRKRRKRFLVILAMNAIIVMDESAEFGRVKVWSIKLEDDERGYAIDGGQNSKSFFTAKTVSKQVSDCERVIDKLHHDCEIGKGLHNMILPFIELKEDEIDTDCYECESIVSSDEVSDSYKIGLEKIEEHIKSKEHKNMVKQIKHFNDENISEFDESDMSEISVGDEIDFLNEKDTVYLKVQIVPNQVFVKTGLNKKDTSELTSLVNDDNADDCDEFFWSEPIDNADETKGLFEMTSWKTKGKYVSEPLNRGKSKVVSELEISLEEYEANSKKEEKELAKRIAKKTKEFIQQKSNIFEISLGDDKSEVMCDEQEDSEWYIDIGCSCHMTGRREELKEYRSLKDGDRVKFGNNAVEEIKSCGMITNGEFSIQKVAYVEGLQYDLISVYRLVLGTGLKVSFDDKGSEIVKKKSKLYEKVSEADCQSEEIFPSKNPMTIPLSNLYEKFLNLFDEPDKSTSSESKVKDNQGDELNKIVNEVAKNIETSQETPILKASDQQSQPATSDAHSRRRAPIPPQILMLQTRGRIQF from the exons AACGAATATCCTCATACTTTATCGTTCAATATCTCTAGCAACATCAGATCCACAAGCAGGATTCCAATCCTCTTTCCCCGTGATTATGAAGTTTGGGCGTtgcactttgaagactatgttcttGGTATTGAAGAACATGGATCAACTATTTGGCATGCGATGACTCAAGAGACTTTTTCGCACATTGCGATCAGGAAGGTTATAAAGACTCAGGCTGATTACAACGCTCTTCTTGTTGAACACACCAATGTTCCTCAAGATGAAAAACAAAAGTTGATGAGCAACATCAAGGCGATGAGACTTATACGCTTTGCTCTTCCACCATATAACTTTCGTCTC AAACATGATAAGAAGCTTgatcaaacgttcgatcgcttcaactACTTACTAAGTAGAATGCTCAGATACAATCTAGAGCGAACGGTCATTAAACAAAAAGTGCCGTTTATGAATGGCCTTAGGTCAGAATGGAAAGCGATTGTGTCCACTGTAAATGCACATGAACAATTCAAGAGTTATTCTTTGGCGAAGCTTGTGGGAATTCTGAGATCCCATGAGGATGAGGTTCTGAAGGATGTGAAGATTGTTGCTGGCATGGGTTCCCTAGCATTGGTAGCGAAGAGAAAGAAGGCGACTGAAGAAGATTTAGAATTTGATCTCTCTGACAGTGAAATCTCCTCTAAAGACAAGGCACTATTAGTCTCCAACCCTACAAGTTCTACAAGAAGAATTTCTCTTGTTTTCGGAATAAACATAAGCAGGGTGGAAATTCCAGTTCTAAAAAGGCCAGAGATGATGGTTTCAAGAACTCTTAAGCTGATGAAgagaaaaaggagaaaaaggttCTTGGTGATTCTTGCTATGAATGCAATTATTGTCATG GACGAAAGTGCCGAATTTGGACGAGTTAAAGTTTGGTCAATCAAATTGGAAGATGATGAG AGAGGTTACGCAATTGACGGCGGTCAAAATTCCAAAAGTTTCTTCACAGCAAAGACTGTTTCTAAGCAGGTGTCAGATTGCGAGAGGGTCATTGATAAG TTGCATcatgattgtgaaataggaaaaggTTTGCACAATATGATTTTGCCCTTTATTGAATTGAAAGAGGATGAAATCGACACAGATTGTTATGAGTGCGAATCCATCGTTTCTTCTGATGAAGTTTCAGATTCATATAAAATTGGACTTGAGAAAATAGAAGAACACATTAAGTCCAAAGAACACAAGAATATGGTGAAACAAAT AAAACACTTTAATGATGAAAACATTTCTGAATTTGATGaaagtgatatgagtgaaatttctgtgggGGATGAAATAGATT TTTTAAATGAAAAAGACACAGTTTATCTAAAAGTACAAATagttccaaatcaagtatttGTGAAAACTGGACTGAATAAAAAGGATACTTCAGAACTAACGTCCCTTGTTAATGATGATAATGCTGATGATTGTGATGAATTCTTCTGGTCAGAACccatagacaatgcagacgaaacaaaAGGTCTTTTTGAAATGACCTCATGGAAAACGAAAGGTAAATACGTTTCAGAACCACTGAATCGT GGCAAAAGTAAAGTTGTTTCGGAACTTGAGATTTCTCTTGAGGAATACGAAGCTAACTCGAAAAAGGAGGAAAAGGAATTGGCGAAAAGGATTGCTAAGAAAACCAAAGAATTTATTCAACAAAAATCTAATATATTTGAAATTAGTCTTGGTGACGATAAATCGGag GTTATGTGTGACGAACAGGAGGAttcagaatggtatattgacatcGGTTGTTCATGTCACATGACTGGGAGGAGAGAAGAATTAAAAGAATATAGATCGTTGAAGGATGGCGATAGAGTAAAATTTGGAAATAACGCCGTAGAGGAAATTAAAAGCTGCGGGATGATTACGAATGGAGAATTCTCTATTCAGAAGGTAGCTTATGTAGAAGGACTACAATACGACCTAATAAGTGTTTATCGATTGGTTTTAGGTACAGGGCTAAAGGTGTCGTTTGATGATAAGGGTTCAGAAATTGTTAAAAAGAAATCCAAG CTATATGAAAAGGTTTCAGAAGCAGATTGTCAATCTGAGGAGATCTTTCCTTCAAAGAATCCTATGACTATTCCTCTCTCAAACCTGTATGAGAAATTTCTGAATCTGTTTGATGAGCCTGACAAATCCACCTCTTCTGAATCAAAGGTAAAGGACAATCAAGGGGATGAGTTAAATAAAATTGTCAATGAAGTTGCTAAAAACATCGAAACCTCTCAGGAGACACCAATTCTGAAAGCTTCTGATCAACAATCTCAACCAGCAACTTCTGATGCTCATTCCAGGAGGAGAGCTCCTATTCCACCTCAAATCTTAATGCTCCAAACCAGAGGGAGAATCCAATTCTAA